GCGAGGACCACGACGGCCGGAACTAGCACGACGAGGGCGAGGCCGAGCACCGATGCCCGGTCCCAACTGGCGGAGTTGAGCGAGCCGTTGAGCCAGATGAGGGCGTCGGCGGCGGTGCGGATATCCGCGCGCGTCATGAGGAAGCTGACGACGGCGTGCAGTGCCGCGGCGATGCCGACCCCTGCCAGGATCAGCCGGCTGCCCGCGGCGTCGCCCCGGCCGCTTCCCGAGCCAGCGGAACCGCCGCGGGAAAGGGCGTAGATGACGGCGGCGACACCCAGGGCGCCGGCGAGGGCGGCGCCGGACACCGCGGCTCCGGTGGCCCCGAAAATAACGATGGCGGTGACGGCGGCGGCGCTGGCGCCGTAGCTGATGCCGATCACATCCGGGCTGGCCAGGGGGTTGCGCAGCATGGTCTGGAACAGTCCGCCGGACAGCCCGAAGGCGGCCCCGGTCAGGGTCCCGACGACGGCGCGCGGCAGCTTGCTTTCCATCACGATGAAGCTCGCGCCGGGGATCTTCGGCCCGCCGGCGAAGTGGGCCGCGAGGATCTTGAAGAAGTCGGGAACGGTGACGGTGTAGCTGCCCAGCAGCACGCTGGCCGCGAAAAGGACCACAACGGCGAGGGCCAGAACGGCGGTCCGGTTGCGGACCGCGCGGAGGACGGACGCGCGAACGGGCACTTGGCGCCCGGTTTTCGCTGCAATGGGGGCCTGAAGTGTCCGCTCGCGCAGGGGGGAGCTCATAGTCCGGCTCCCTTGGCGCGGCGGACGAGACACACGAACACCGGCGCGCCAATAAGCGCCGTCATGATGCCGGCAGGGACTTCGCCGGGCGGCAGGATGACGCGCCCGATCACGTCGGCGGCCAGCAGCAGCGCCGGCGCCAGGACCATCGAGAGCGGCAGGATCGAGCGATAGTCCGGGCCGGCCAGGAAACGGACGGCATGCGGGACCACGAGGCCCACGAAGCCGATGGGCCCCGCGAGGGCGGTCGCCGAGCCGCACAG
This is a stretch of genomic DNA from Longimicrobiaceae bacterium. It encodes these proteins:
- a CDS encoding iron chelate uptake ABC transporter family permease subunit, which produces MSSPLRERTLQAPIAAKTGRQVPVRASVLRAVRNRTAVLALAVVVLFAASVLLGSYTVTVPDFFKILAAHFAGGPKIPGASFIVMESKLPRAVVGTLTGAAFGLSGGLFQTMLRNPLASPDVIGISYGASAAAVTAIVIFGATGAAVSGAALAGALGVAAVIYALSRGGSAGSGSGRGDAAGSRLILAGVGIAAALHAVVSFLMTRADIRTAADALIWLNGSLNSASWDRASVLGLALVVLVPAVVVLAGPLRILELGDDAAAALGIRAGPTRLAIVATAVALAAVATAAAGPVAFVAFLAAPVARRFVCKASLPASALAGMLIVLGADYLAANIAPLLLGGAVLPVGVVTGALGAPFLLWLLVTSRRKDA